The Sebastes fasciatus isolate fSebFas1 chromosome 13, fSebFas1.pri, whole genome shotgun sequence genome includes a region encoding these proteins:
- the tmem205 gene encoding transmembrane protein 205, which yields MAAEGEPADLVKVLHLLVLSFSWGMQVWVSFIAGFALVWQVSRHTFGLVQSKLFPVYFYCLLGSNVVSLAVFAVYHPKELLDWHESVQMGLYLVALGMTGLNAQWFGPAATEVMFQMREVEEEHGLGNQIGLGSQKEAYAKLKEQDPKYRALKRTFGRYHGVSNLCNLIGFICTTTNLIYTALNLSTI from the exons ATGGCAGCAGAGGGCGAGCCCGCAGACCTGGTCAAAGTGCTACACCTTCTGGTGCTCTCTTTCTCCTGGGGAATGCAGGTCTGGGTCTCCTTCATAGCAG GTTTTGCGTTAGTGTGGCAGGTGAGTCGGCACACTTTTGGCCTGGTGCAGAGTAAGCTCTTCCCCGTGTACTTCTACTGCCTGCTGGGTAGCAACGTTGTCAGCCTGGCTGTGTTTGCCGTGTACCACCCCAAAGAGCTGCTGGACTGGCATGAAAGTGTGCAG ATGGGTCTGTACTTGGTGGCGCTGGGCATGACGGGCCTGAACGCCCAGTGGTTCGGCCCAGCGGCCACTGAGGTGATGTTCCAGatgagggaggtggaggaggagcacGGCCTGGGGAACCAGATCGGCCTGGGCAGCCAGAAAGAGGCGTACGCTAAGCTCAAAGAGCAGGACCCCAAGTACAGAGCCCTCAAGCGCACGTTTGGCCGCTACCACGGTGTGTCCAACCTCTGCAACCTGATCGGGTTCATCTGCACCACGACTAATTTAATCTACACAGCTCTGAATTTATCCACCATTTAG